A single Pseudoalteromonas phenolica DNA region contains:
- the fadI gene encoding acetyl-CoA C-acyltransferase FadI, whose product MSEQNILKTRKGDRIAIVSGLRTPFAKQATAFHHVPALDLGKLVVNEMLERLNFDKNEIDQLVFGQVVQMPEAPNIAREIVLGTGMPVSVDAYSVSRACATSFQAIANVAESIVAGNAHVGIAGGADSSSVLPIGVSKKLAGSLVDLNKARTLGQRLKIFSKLRLKDLLPVPPAVAEYSTGLSMGQTAEQMAKTHGISRADQDALAHRSHSLASKAWNDGLLADEVMAAHVPPYKSFIEQDNNIRHNSTIEGYAKPRPVFDRQHGSVTAANATPLTDGAAAVLMMSESKAKALGYEILGYVRSFGFSAIGVHEDMLMGPAHSTPIALDRAGISLQDLDLIEMHEAFAAQALANMKMFGSDKFAQEKLGRSKAIGEIDMDKFNVNGGSLAYGHPFAATGARLITQSLNELKRRGGGLALTTACAAGGLGAAFVLESA is encoded by the coding sequence ATGTCTGAACAAAACATACTAAAAACAAGAAAAGGCGATAGAATCGCGATTGTCAGCGGTCTTCGTACCCCATTTGCCAAGCAGGCAACAGCATTCCATCATGTTCCAGCGCTAGACCTAGGCAAACTTGTCGTTAATGAGATGCTTGAGCGTCTTAACTTTGATAAAAATGAAATTGACCAATTGGTTTTTGGTCAAGTAGTACAAATGCCTGAAGCGCCAAACATCGCGCGTGAAATTGTATTAGGCACAGGTATGCCAGTATCGGTCGATGCCTACTCAGTATCTAGAGCGTGTGCTACTAGCTTCCAAGCCATTGCGAACGTCGCTGAGTCTATTGTGGCAGGTAACGCTCATGTTGGTATTGCTGGTGGTGCAGATTCATCTTCTGTATTACCAATTGGTGTAAGCAAAAAGCTAGCAGGCAGCTTAGTTGATTTAAACAAAGCGCGTACATTAGGCCAGCGCTTAAAAATCTTCAGCAAACTTCGTCTTAAAGATTTATTACCTGTACCGCCAGCTGTGGCTGAGTATTCTACTGGTTTATCTATGGGCCAAACGGCTGAACAGATGGCTAAAACGCATGGTATTAGCCGCGCGGATCAAGACGCATTGGCACACCGTTCACACTCATTAGCGAGTAAAGCTTGGAATGATGGCCTACTTGCAGATGAAGTGATGGCGGCACATGTACCACCTTATAAGTCTTTCATCGAACAAGATAACAACATTCGTCATAACTCAACCATTGAAGGTTATGCAAAGCCTCGCCCTGTGTTTGACAGACAACACGGCTCTGTAACTGCCGCAAACGCAACACCATTAACAGATGGTGCAGCAGCAGTATTGATGATGAGTGAAAGCAAAGCTAAGGCGCTCGGTTATGAGATCCTTGGTTATGTACGTAGTTTTGGTTTCTCAGCAATCGGCGTACACGAAGATATGCTAATGGGTCCTGCGCACTCAACGCCTATCGCGTTAGACAGAGCGGGGATCAGCTTACAAGATTTAGATTTAATTGAAATGCACGAAGCATTTGCTGCGCAAGCGCTTGCGAACATGAAGATGTTTGGCAGTGATAAGTTTGCGCAAGAAAAACTGGGTCGCTCGAAAGCGATCGGTGAAATTGATATGGATAAGTTTAACGTTAACGGTGGTTCACTGGCTTATGGTCACCCATTTGCAGCGACTGGCGCACGTCTTATCACACAGAGCTTAAATGAATTAAAACGCCGTGGTGGCGGGTTGGCACTGACAACTGCATGTGCTGCAGGTGGTCTTGGTGCGGCCTTCGTATTGGAGAGTGCATAA
- a CDS encoding AAA family ATPase gives MAVNEFSALKKYLDTQIIGQPELTLALLIAMLADGHLLVEGPPGLAKTRAVNALAKGIEGTFQRVQFTPDLLPADVTGTDIYRQQTNEFVFESGPLFHNLILADEINRAPAKVQSALLEAMAERQVTVGKNTYPLSDLFMVMATQNPLEQEGTYPLPEAQLDRFLLHLNIDYPGAENELAILRLTRGEALEEHQADFTAISQNTLFEARKKVLSMHLAEPLEQYLVQLIIATREAAKLDEQLGRWIEFGASPRATIALDKCARAHAWLHERDFVTPDDIQAVLYNVLRHRIILSYEAQADGISKDQVISRILELVPVP, from the coding sequence ATGGCAGTAAATGAATTCTCAGCTCTGAAAAAATATTTAGATACGCAGATTATTGGTCAACCAGAACTGACCCTAGCGCTACTTATTGCGATGCTTGCAGACGGCCACCTATTGGTTGAAGGCCCGCCGGGACTTGCAAAAACCCGTGCTGTTAACGCCCTCGCTAAAGGCATAGAAGGCACCTTCCAACGTGTGCAATTTACCCCAGACTTATTACCAGCCGATGTCACAGGTACTGACATTTATCGTCAGCAAACCAATGAATTCGTTTTCGAAAGTGGCCCGCTATTTCACAATCTTATCTTAGCCGACGAAATTAACCGTGCACCAGCCAAAGTACAATCAGCGCTGTTAGAAGCAATGGCTGAGCGTCAAGTGACGGTTGGTAAGAACACTTATCCGCTGTCAGATCTGTTCATGGTGATGGCCACGCAAAACCCGCTGGAGCAAGAAGGCACATACCCGCTGCCGGAAGCACAATTAGACCGCTTCTTATTACATTTAAACATCGACTACCCGGGCGCTGAAAACGAACTGGCCATCCTTCGTTTAACCCGAGGCGAAGCGCTCGAAGAGCATCAAGCTGATTTCACCGCCATTAGCCAAAACACCTTATTTGAAGCACGTAAGAAAGTGTTATCGATGCATCTTGCTGAGCCGCTAGAGCAGTATCTTGTTCAACTGATCATAGCAACTCGTGAAGCTGCAAAACTTGATGAGCAACTGGGTCGTTGGATTGAGTTTGGCGCCAGCCCGCGTGCCACTATCGCCCTTGATAAATGTGCTCGCGCACACGCATGGTTACATGAACGTGATTTTGTGACGCCAGATGATATTCAAGCTGTACTGTATAATGTATTGCGTCATCGCATTATTTTAAGTTACGAAGCGCAGGCTGATGGTATCAGTAAAGACCAAGTGATCAGCCGTATTCTTGAACTTGTCCCAGTACCATAA
- a CDS encoding DUF58 domain-containing protein gives MQQAVFDTAQWLTQCHSNGAELDLKELLYYKSKAHLLSLKPKKRIQSSQAGQYLAPHKGRGMEFAEVRQYQYGDDIRAIDWRVTARTGITHTKLYQEEKERPVFVFTDLSNSMLFGSQLLLKSVQAAHLSALVAWSACQRGDRLGGIVFSEYAHHELKPTARDKGVLSLSHQLVDIHKHAFANREQNAENRFSDNLKRLTHLAKPGSLIYLISDFNHLQEADFKQLERLARHCELIGCQISDPFEHQLPAYQDAIKVDAEGQSWTLPLMNKQFRDKFAEQTAQVFNQRFQRLQRTGMSMLNFSAAHPIEQQVVRL, from the coding sequence ATGCAGCAAGCCGTATTCGATACCGCGCAATGGTTAACTCAGTGTCACAGTAATGGCGCCGAGCTCGACTTAAAAGAATTGCTTTACTACAAATCAAAAGCACATCTTTTGTCGTTAAAACCTAAAAAGCGCATTCAAAGCAGCCAAGCAGGCCAATACCTTGCGCCACACAAAGGCCGCGGGATGGAGTTTGCTGAAGTTCGCCAATATCAATATGGTGACGACATTCGTGCCATCGACTGGCGAGTCACGGCCCGTACAGGCATCACTCACACTAAGCTCTATCAAGAAGAAAAAGAGCGACCCGTGTTTGTGTTTACCGATTTATCAAACAGTATGTTGTTTGGCTCGCAGCTTTTACTGAAGTCTGTGCAAGCCGCACATTTAAGTGCGCTTGTGGCTTGGTCAGCATGTCAACGTGGCGACCGTTTAGGTGGCATTGTCTTTAGTGAATACGCCCACCATGAATTAAAACCCACAGCGCGCGACAAAGGCGTGCTGTCATTAAGCCATCAATTGGTCGATATTCACAAACACGCCTTTGCTAATCGTGAACAAAACGCTGAAAATCGATTTTCCGACAACTTAAAACGCTTAACGCACTTAGCCAAACCGGGCAGCTTAATTTATCTCATCTCTGACTTTAATCACCTGCAAGAAGCCGACTTCAAACAGCTTGAACGTCTAGCGCGCCACTGTGAACTGATTGGTTGTCAGATAAGTGATCCGTTCGAACATCAGTTGCCTGCCTACCAAGATGCCATCAAGGTCGATGCCGAAGGCCAATCTTGGACATTGCCACTGATGAACAAACAATTTAGAGACAAGTTTGCTGAGCAAACCGCGCAAGTGTTTAACCAACGCTTTCAACGATTACAACGCACAGGCATGAGCATGTTGAACTTTTCAGCAGCCCACCCTATTGAACAGCAAGTAGTGAGACTTTAA
- a CDS encoding DUF4381 domain-containing protein yields the protein MQASPLDALHDVLPPEQVAWWPLSLPTWAVIIASLILLITLGMWLYKRQQFLKAKKAAIELAKQQSDDAQQLHIILKRLVKHYYGAPLTSLPTKKWQSMLNKLSGEDISEQALHSLYGPKNNPELAKQLFNAIKNLKLKEAINV from the coding sequence ATGCAAGCTTCACCACTAGACGCACTTCATGATGTTTTACCGCCAGAGCAAGTGGCTTGGTGGCCATTGTCGCTGCCAACTTGGGCAGTGATAATCGCTTCACTTATTTTGCTCATCACGCTTGGCATGTGGCTTTATAAGCGCCAACAATTTTTAAAAGCCAAAAAAGCCGCCATCGAGCTGGCTAAGCAACAAAGTGATGATGCGCAGCAACTGCATATAATCTTAAAACGCCTCGTAAAGCATTATTACGGTGCGCCTTTGACTTCATTGCCTACTAAAAAGTGGCAAAGCATGTTAAATAAACTCAGTGGTGAAGATATTTCTGAGCAGGCGTTACACAGCTTATATGGCCCAAAGAACAACCCTGAATTAGCCAAACAACTCTTTAACGCCATCAAAAATCTAAAACTCAAGGAGGCCATTAATGTTTGA
- a CDS encoding vWA domain-containing protein has product MFEFSWPWAFLLLPLPWILRRFTASTEQAKQRLRMPMFAQFSKLAPSLKESKQKTNWFEALVWLCLVIAAANPQYLDDPVTLPNEGRDIMLAVDLSGSMTEQDMEYQGRYVDRLSVVKAVLGDFIEQRQGDRLGLILFADTAFLQTPLTRDLDTVSQMLSESQIGLVGRATAIGDALGLAVKRFSQKQDSNRILILLTDGQNTAGNLEPDEALILAREEGIKVYTVGVGSDGRGGFSLFGMGGIGGSSIDETTLNKIATETGGLYFRAKDVAGLQQIYQELDKLEPISDENETFRPQIALFFWPLAAALALLMLNQLYVNIIRLFSRSGKEA; this is encoded by the coding sequence ATGTTTGAATTTAGCTGGCCTTGGGCGTTTTTACTGTTACCCCTGCCTTGGATTTTAAGGCGTTTTACCGCCAGTACTGAGCAAGCTAAACAAAGGCTGCGTATGCCTATGTTTGCTCAATTTTCTAAACTGGCGCCTAGTCTCAAAGAGTCAAAACAAAAAACCAACTGGTTCGAAGCCCTAGTTTGGTTATGTTTGGTCATTGCTGCGGCTAACCCACAATACTTAGACGACCCTGTTACTTTACCTAATGAAGGTCGCGATATTATGCTGGCCGTGGATTTATCGGGTTCGATGACTGAGCAAGATATGGAGTATCAAGGCCGTTATGTAGATAGGTTATCCGTGGTGAAAGCGGTTTTAGGTGATTTTATCGAGCAGCGTCAGGGCGATCGCCTTGGTCTGATTTTATTCGCCGATACCGCTTTTTTACAAACTCCCCTTACCCGTGACTTAGATACGGTGAGTCAAATGCTCAGCGAATCACAAATAGGCCTTGTAGGTCGTGCCACTGCAATCGGTGACGCTTTGGGCCTAGCCGTAAAACGCTTCAGCCAAAAGCAAGACAGTAACCGTATTCTCATATTGCTGACCGATGGTCAAAATACCGCGGGTAACTTGGAGCCTGATGAAGCGCTTATTTTAGCTCGCGAAGAAGGCATTAAAGTTTACACCGTTGGCGTTGGATCGGATGGTCGAGGCGGCTTCAGTCTATTTGGCATGGGCGGGATTGGCGGCAGCAGCATTGACGAAACCACGTTAAATAAAATTGCCACCGAAACTGGCGGCTTATATTTTAGAGCAAAAGATGTCGCAGGGCTTCAGCAAATCTATCAAGAGCTAGATAAACTAGAACCAATCAGTGACGAAAATGAAACCTTCAGACCGCAAATCGCCTTGTTCTTTTGGCCTCTAGCAGCGGCGCTGGCATTACTGATGCTTAATCAACTGTACGTTAATATTATACGACTGTTTTCACGTTCGGGTAAGGAGGCTTAA
- a CDS encoding vWA domain-containing protein, with protein MEFEFLRPLLLLLIIPWAILTTVQVLNKSRNNKSGLIAPHLAHAMLTEGKASKQANPWLLALFTLLCIIFIAGPSFEKQEVPVFKSKQARVVVMDMSYSMFSTDIKPDRLTQARFKALDMVELFKEGETALVAYAGDAFTVSPLTSDASTLSNLIPSLSPEIMPSKGSNVYAGIDQAMQLLSQAGYIQGEIILITDGLDQSDVDEVREAMQSSKFTLSIYAIGTAQGAPIALPEGGFMKGRSGEIVIPRLNVAPLRNLAAISGGQFSAYTPGAEDIQVFAPTASTNEADQNDEENKILWRIDAGKYGLILLIPLALLLLRKSALVLCAMFFMLPLSQPVYAADWQSWFKNTDQNALSAYQSKEFEKAASADNTDLKGAALYKQGQYEQAAAALKNSPSAIGQYNYGNALAQLGKLDEAIAAYEQALKQNPDFDQAKENKALLEQMKQQQEQQQQNQSQDGESDQEQQSGEQSDQQGQSNKSEQGQQDQQQGESGEQSDQQQGEQSDQDAEQQNSGQQNKPDMQADAQQQQDQTEQKDGEQSEQQAQPQPQQATENNEQQGQQQMMQSAQAKPMTPEEKEKAQQLNQLLRKVPDDPAILLRNKMRLEAQKRAQQRRLGGSKQSW; from the coding sequence ATGGAATTTGAATTTTTAAGACCCCTACTGTTACTTTTGATTATCCCTTGGGCCATTTTAACCACGGTACAAGTGCTCAATAAAAGCCGTAACAATAAATCTGGATTAATTGCGCCGCATTTAGCCCATGCAATGCTAACCGAAGGTAAAGCAAGCAAACAAGCAAACCCATGGCTGCTGGCGCTATTTACTTTGCTATGCATTATTTTTATTGCAGGCCCCAGTTTTGAAAAACAAGAAGTGCCGGTATTTAAGTCAAAACAAGCGCGAGTGGTTGTCATGGACATGTCTTATTCGATGTTCTCAACCGACATTAAACCAGACCGACTCACCCAAGCGCGTTTTAAAGCACTCGATATGGTCGAGCTATTTAAAGAAGGCGAAACCGCATTGGTTGCCTACGCAGGTGATGCGTTTACCGTATCTCCACTGACTTCTGACGCCAGTACATTAAGTAATTTAATTCCAAGCCTTAGCCCAGAGATTATGCCTAGCAAAGGCTCAAATGTGTATGCAGGTATCGACCAAGCTATGCAACTGTTGTCTCAAGCGGGGTACATACAAGGCGAGATTATTTTAATTACTGATGGGCTTGATCAAAGTGATGTCGACGAAGTTCGAGAAGCCATGCAAAGCAGTAAGTTTACATTAAGCATCTATGCCATCGGCACCGCGCAAGGTGCGCCGATTGCCTTGCCTGAAGGCGGATTTATGAAAGGTCGTAGCGGTGAAATAGTCATTCCAAGGTTGAATGTGGCGCCCCTTAGAAACCTTGCTGCTATCAGTGGTGGTCAGTTTTCGGCTTACACACCTGGGGCTGAAGATATTCAAGTATTTGCGCCAACGGCAAGCACCAACGAAGCTGATCAAAACGATGAGGAAAACAAAATACTTTGGCGCATTGATGCGGGTAAATATGGCTTAATTTTATTGATCCCATTGGCATTATTACTCCTGCGTAAATCGGCCTTGGTATTATGTGCAATGTTCTTTATGCTGCCTCTGTCTCAACCTGTTTATGCTGCAGATTGGCAGTCATGGTTTAAAAATACCGACCAAAATGCCTTATCTGCATATCAATCTAAAGAGTTTGAAAAAGCAGCTTCTGCTGATAACACTGATTTAAAAGGTGCTGCACTTTACAAACAAGGTCAGTATGAGCAAGCCGCTGCGGCATTGAAAAACAGCCCCTCGGCGATTGGTCAATACAATTATGGTAATGCCCTTGCCCAACTTGGCAAACTGGATGAAGCCATTGCCGCCTATGAGCAAGCACTTAAGCAAAACCCTGACTTTGACCAAGCCAAAGAAAACAAGGCCCTGTTAGAGCAAATGAAGCAACAACAAGAGCAGCAACAACAGAATCAATCTCAAGATGGAGAGAGTGATCAAGAACAGCAATCAGGTGAGCAATCAGATCAACAAGGTCAATCAAACAAGTCTGAGCAAGGTCAACAAGACCAGCAGCAAGGCGAGTCTGGCGAGCAATCTGACCAGCAACAAGGCGAACAATCAGATCAAGATGCCGAACAACAAAACTCGGGTCAGCAAAACAAGCCTGATATGCAAGCCGACGCACAACAGCAGCAAGATCAAACCGAGCAAAAAGACGGCGAGCAATCTGAGCAACAAGCCCAACCTCAGCCGCAACAAGCCACTGAAAATAATGAACAACAAGGTCAGCAGCAAATGATGCAATCAGCTCAAGCTAAGCCAATGACCCCTGAAGAAAAAGAAAAAGCGCAGCAGTTAAACCAGTTACTCAGGAAAGTACCTGATGACCCTGCCATTCTATTACGAAACAAAATGCGCTTAGAGGCCCAAAAAAGAGCCCAACAACGTCGCCTTGGAGGATCTAAACAATCATGGTAA